Proteins encoded together in one Plasmodium cynomolgi strain B DNA, chromosome 9, whole genome shotgun sequence window:
- a CDS encoding 60S ribosomal protein L38-1 (putative), translated as MPKQITDIRKFLKISRKPDTTAVIIMKKKSKTKKNIIITKLKLRTKKYLYTMVFSDRKKAERIENSLLPSLKRIYYPQKKVVQPVKKTKFSKG; from the coding sequence ATGCCGAAGCAAATCACTGACATACGTAAGTTCCTAAAAATCAGCAGGAAGCCTGACACCACGGCGGTGATcataatgaagaagaaaagcaaaacgaagaaaaatattatcataaCAAAACTGAAGCTGAGAACGAAGAAGTACCTTTACACGATGGTTTTTTCGGATAGGAAAAAAGCAGAGCGAATTGAGAACTCGTTGCTTCCAAGCTTGAAACGAATTTACTATCCCCAAAAGAAGGTCGTACAGCCTGTCAAGAAGACGAAATTTAGCAAGGGCTAA